Proteins from one Salmo salar chromosome ssa07, Ssal_v3.1, whole genome shotgun sequence genomic window:
- the LOC106608980 gene encoding zinc finger protein 219 isoform X2: MDSPPECVLALSCELPQSPPTLPSLDHSPQASPHSTSHLSPSHSPLDLPLARSPSALSHTPEPLSNTLDTTPYFPLSSFSLNHHDEEEEEDEEELSAPPSPTPAVALFPGGLPEVCSPSPESSPPVTPTSSAPLPGFGALELALSSGQQGATCSDELDLQLFHKDGGSLLGSLPGRKGVSRGAAGLKFPCLVCGKRFRFQSILSLHARAHSLDRDRRASALYRNTGTTTGSIIGTGSTAHLKAHQNHNDVGQNHHSHRQSPLLSVSLTQGLRGEDGDGDALEEALQMDHQTLQPFLMDDSTPLSPPLTEEVPLSLTSPYSSSCGLGGTGPAILEEAALATVAAPAFRCHACKGKFRTASELSRHVRILHNPYKCTLCSFSASQEERLAAHLHDSHPSLSLSPPMELPALPPYTPRHPPIVTTTTTIIPTPIPDTLVPTPNPTPTLAPGAPPLPAFRCETCGQRFTQSWFLKGHMRKHKDSLDHKCQVHLNKLGLKAGLGGLVAPVAGTEQRGPKGSVTSQGLNALYSSLLLARGGGGRGGRARAERDGAGVSSKSAILGYLGLPSDGGGGASCMERLQAVAQVAEMGNGSGGGGGGGNGGGGETAADGGDQIAMWQLVARSLVAAQQAQQAQQAQRQNQRTQHLHRAPSRSSVVGEAEQVRAYLGGLDPREEPPSSGAPWECPDCGKLFRSLQQVVAHARVHVQRPHKNHGHPPRHGGGGEEDGGASRSGGGRGGVGGGGGRGGSSEGRQESKLQSGPQHQSAAGGGFHSVMSQFQGENGLSGSSSGSSVTSRERVRGTGVKDCPYCGKAFRSSHHLKVHLRVHTGERPYKCPHCDYAGTQSGSLKYHLQRHHREQRNAMGASSSTASSPGLTSASLGGGGGAPRGEGREGMAKQRRPQSFTHGSAARSPAETASSRHNQHQPWILGLPEQRDRDHGKAMGGLREADLESQYRYLSGVMGALYQGGMEGGWTGESPTSTPTPPPPKAPKVSRRKPLTTSRMVPANGRERMGGGSARGTQDGGLLSQPLDLSRRPSPGLGGLEEDGVPGGGGGGGGAGVTLNQCLFCPFRTCSAELMAMHLQVNHTSKSRRKRGAHNPSSLGEHGPQRPPQPRADPDPLALWRYLSESEDRAPLEEWASSRVERGMENGLTPEEVDLEGNYNLHQPLQASNQASTTPRNTRSGLAGLGQEGRVEEDGEEEEEEEEGEEEDLERESSSPGDSPIEHGMRMSLSMSPALGSDRLTREKEAVMGD, from the exons ATGGATTCTCCTCCTGAATGTGTGTTGGCTCTTTCGTGTGAGCTGCCCCAGTCACCCCCTACACTACCATCTCTGGACCACAGTCCCCAGGCCTCTCCTCACTCTACCTCCCACCTCTCCCCTTCACACAGCCCCCTGGACCTGCCCCTAGCCCGTAGCCCCTCAGCCCTGTCCCACACACCAGAACCCCTGTCGAACACCCTAGACACCACCCCctacttccccctctcctccttctccctcaaccaccacgatgaggaagaggaggaggatgaagaggagctGTCAGCCCCTCCGTCCCCCACCCCGGCCGTGGCTCTCTTCCCGGGGGGTCTTCCGGAGGTGTGTAGCCCCTCTCCGGAGAGCTCTCCTCCGGTCACTCCGACATCATCGGCCCCTCTCCCTGGGTTCGGGGCCCTGGAGCTGGCCCTGTCCTCCGGGCAGCAGGGTGCCACCTGTAGTGATGAGCTAGACCTCCAGCTCTTCCATAAGGATGGGGGGAGTCTGTTAGGGTCTTTGCCAGGGAGGAAGGGTGTTTCTAGGGGAGCGGCCGGACTCAAGTTCCCCTGTCTGGTTTGTGGGAAGCGATTCCGCTTCCAGAGTATCTTGTCGCTCCACGCCCGCGCTCACAGTCTGGATCGGGACCGCCGCGCCTCagctctgtaccgtaacaccggCACCACGACCGGGAGCATCATTGGGACGGGGTCCACGGCACATCTCAAAGCTCACCAGAACCACAACGACGTGGGGCAGAACCACCACAGCCACCGCCAGAGTCCCCTGCTGTCTGTATCTCTAACCCAGGGActgagaggggaggatggggatggggatgctCTAGAGGAGGCTCTGCAGATGGATCACCAGACCCTCCAGCCGTTCCTAATGGATGACAGCACACCGCTGAGCCCTCCGCTGACTGAGGAGGTGcccctctccctcacctcccCCTACTCCTCTTCCTGCGGCCTGGGTGGCACGGGTCCTGCCATCTTAGAAGAAGCCGCCTTGGCCACAGTGGCAGCGCCCGCATTCCGCTGCCACGCCTGCAAGGGTAAATTCCGCACGGCCTCGGAGCTGTCTCGTCACGTCCGCATCCTCCACAACCCGTACAAGTGCACCCTGTGCTCCTTCTCCGCCAGCCAGGAAGAACGCCTGGCCGCACACCTCCACGACAGCcacccctccctgtccctctcccccccGATGGAACTCCCCGCCCTGCCCCCCTACACCCCCAGACACCCCCCCATcgtaaccaccaccactaccatcatcccCACCCCCATCCCAGACACTCTCGTTCCCACCCCCAACCCAACCCCCACCCTGGCCCCAGGGGCTCCGCCTCTGCCGGCCTTCCGCTGTGAGACGTGCGGCCAGCGCTTCACCCAGTCCTGGTTCCTGAAGGGCCACATGAGGAAGCACAAGGATTCTCTGGACCACAAATGTCAG GTGCACCTCAACAAGCTGGGCCTGAAGGCAGGGCTGGGGGGGCTGGTGGCTCCTGTGGCCGGGACTGAACAAAGAGGCCCCAAAGGCTCGGTTACCAGCCAGGGCCTCAACGCTCTCTACTCCAGCCTCTTGCTGGCTCgtggtggaggggggagagggggacgaGCAAGGGCTGAGCGGGACGGCGCTGGAGTCTCTAGTAAATCGGCCATCTTGGGCTACCTGGGGTTGCCCAGCGATGGCGGTGGCGGCGCCAGTTGCATGGAACGGCtgcaggccgtggctcaggtggcgGAGATGGGGAACGGGagcggaggaggagggggaggaggaaacggaggaggaggagagacagcggCAGATGGAGGGGACCAGATAGCCATGTGGCAGCTGGTAGCTCGTAGCCTAGTAGCAGCTCAACAGGCCCAGCAAGCCCAGCAGGCTCAAAGGCAGAACCAGAGGACCCAGCACCTGCACCGAGCCCCATCCAGGAGCTCCGTGGTGGGGGAGGCTGAGCAGGTCAGGGCCTACCTTGGAGGTCTGGATCCCCGAGAGGAGCCTCCGTCCTCCGGAGCCCCATGGGAGTGCCCCGACTGTGGGAAGCTGTTCCGGAGCCTGCAGCAGGTGGTGGCACATGCCCGTGTCCACGTCCAGCGGCCCCATAAGAACCACGGTCACCCCCCGCGCCAcggcggaggaggagaggaggatggaggggcgAGCCGGAGTgggggaggacgaggaggagttggaggaggaggtgggagaggaggTAGCAGCGAGGGAAGACAGGAGTCCAAACTTCAAAGTGGACCTCAACATCAGTCAGCAGCCGGAGGAGGGTTCCACTCAGTGATGTCACAGTTCCAAG gagaGAACGGTCTATCTGGGTCATCTTCAGGTTCGTCCGTGACTTCTAGGGAGCGTGTGCGAGGCACAGGGGTGAAAGACTGCCCCTATTGCGGTAAAGCTTTCCGCTCGTCCCATCACCTTAAAGTGCATCTGAGAGTTCACACAG GGGAGAGACCGTATAAATGTCCCCACTGTGACTACGCGGGAACCCAGTCAGGCTCTCTAAAGTACCATCTCCAGAGGCACCACAGAGAACAGAGGAACGCCATGGGGGCCTCTTCATCCACCGCCTCCTCCCCCGGGCTCACTTCCGCCTCtctgggaggtggtggaggagctccacggggggagggaagggaggggatggCCAAACAGCGCCGGCCCCAGAGCTTCACCCATGGCTCAGCCGCCAGAAGCCCGGCAGAGACCGCTTCCTCCAGGCACAACCAGCACCAGCCCTGGATACTGGGCCTTCCcgagcagagagacagggaccATGGGAAGGCCATGGGAGGACTAAGGGAGGCAGATCTGGAGAGCCAGTACCGGTACCTATCCGGGGTGATGGGGGCGCTGTACcagggggggatggagggagggtggacggGGGAGTCCcctacctccacccccaccccgCCCCCACCGAAGGCGCCCAAAGTGTCCCGCCGCAAACCACTCACCACCAGCCGCATGGTGCCAGCTAACGGGAGGGAGCGGATGGGAGGGGGATCAGCTCGGGGCACCCAGGATGGAGGCTTGTTGTCCCAGCCCCTGGATCTCTCCCGCCGCCCCTCCCCTGGGCTCGGAGGTCTGGAGGAGGATGGAGTTccgggaggtggtggtggaggaggaggagcaggggtcACCCTAAACCAGTGCCTGTTTTGTCCCTTCCGTACCTGCTCAGCCGAACTGATGGCCATGCACCTCCAGGTCAACCACACCAGCAAGTCCAGGCGTAAGAGGGGGGCGCACAACCCCAGCTCCCTGGGGGAACACGGGCCCCAGAGGCCACCCCAACCCCGGGCTGACCCAGACCCCCTAGCCCTGTGGAG gtaCCTGAGCGAGAGTGAAGATAGGGCCCCCCTCGAGGAATGGGCCTCAtccagggtggagagagggatggagaacggCCTCACCCCAGAGGAAGTGGACCTAGAGGGCAACTACAACCTCCACCAACCCCTGCAGGCTTCTAACCAGGCCTCCACCACACCCAGGAACACAAGGAGTGGCCTCGCTGGCCTGGGGCAGGAAGGCAGGGTGGAGGAggatggggaagaggaggaagaagaggaggaaggagaagaggaggatttgGAAAGGGAGAGCAGTAGTCCAGGGGATTCCCCTATAGAGCATGGGATGAGGATGTCTCTCTCCATGTCACCTGCCCTCGGCTCTGACCGTCTTACACGAGAGAAGGAAGCAGTGATGGGAGACTAA
- the LOC106608980 gene encoding zinc finger protein 219 isoform X3: MDSPPECVLALSCELPQSPPTLPSLDHSPQASPHSTSHLSPSHSPLDLPLARSPSALSHTPEPLSNTLDTTPYFPLSSFSLNHHDEEEEEDEEELSAPPSPTPAVALFPGGLPEVCSPSPESSPPVTPTSSAPLPGFGALELALSSGQQGATCSDELDLQLFHKDGGSLLGSLPGRKGVSRGAAGLKFPCLVCGKRFRFQSILSLHARAHSLDRDRRASALYRNTGTTTGSIIGTGSTAHLKAHQNHNDVGQNHHSHRQSPLLSVSLTQGLRGEDGDGDALEEALQMDHQTLQPFLMDDSTPLSPPLTEEVPLSLTSPYSSSCGLGGTGPAILEEAALATVAAPAFRCHACKGKFRTASELSRHVRILHNPYKCTLCSFSASQEERLAAHLHDSHPSLSLSPPMELPALPPYTPRHPPIVTTTTTIIPTPIPDTLVPTPNPTPTLAPGAPPLPAFRCETCGQRFTQSWFLKGHMRKHKDSLDHKCQVCGRGFKEPWFLKNHMKVHLNKLGLKAGLGGLVAPVAGTEQRGPKGSVTSQGLNALYSSLLLARGGGGRGGRARAERDGAGVSSKSAILGYLGLPSDGGGGASCMERLQAVAQVAEMGNGSGGGGGGGNGGGGETAADGGDQIAMWQLVARSLVAAQQAQQAQQAQRQNQRTQHLHRAPSRSSVVGEAEQVRAYLGGLDPREEPPSSGAPWECPDCGKLFRSLQQVVAHARVHVQRPHKNHGHPPRHGGGGEEDGGASRSGGGRGGVGGGGGRGGSSEGRQESKLQSGPQHQSAAGGGFHSVMSQFQGENGLSGSSSGSSVTSRERVRGTGVKDCPYCGERPYKCPHCDYAGTQSGSLKYHLQRHHREQRNAMGASSSTASSPGLTSASLGGGGGAPRGEGREGMAKQRRPQSFTHGSAARSPAETASSRHNQHQPWILGLPEQRDRDHGKAMGGLREADLESQYRYLSGVMGALYQGGMEGGWTGESPTSTPTPPPPKAPKVSRRKPLTTSRMVPANGRERMGGGSARGTQDGGLLSQPLDLSRRPSPGLGGLEEDGVPGGGGGGGGAGVTLNQCLFCPFRTCSAELMAMHLQVNHTSKSRRKRGAHNPSSLGEHGPQRPPQPRADPDPLALWRYLSESEDRAPLEEWASSRVERGMENGLTPEEVDLEGNYNLHQPLQASNQASTTPRNTRSGLAGLGQEGRVEEDGEEEEEEEEGEEEDLERESSSPGDSPIEHGMRMSLSMSPALGSDRLTREKEAVMGD; this comes from the exons ATGGATTCTCCTCCTGAATGTGTGTTGGCTCTTTCGTGTGAGCTGCCCCAGTCACCCCCTACACTACCATCTCTGGACCACAGTCCCCAGGCCTCTCCTCACTCTACCTCCCACCTCTCCCCTTCACACAGCCCCCTGGACCTGCCCCTAGCCCGTAGCCCCTCAGCCCTGTCCCACACACCAGAACCCCTGTCGAACACCCTAGACACCACCCCctacttccccctctcctccttctccctcaaccaccacgatgaggaagaggaggaggatgaagaggagctGTCAGCCCCTCCGTCCCCCACCCCGGCCGTGGCTCTCTTCCCGGGGGGTCTTCCGGAGGTGTGTAGCCCCTCTCCGGAGAGCTCTCCTCCGGTCACTCCGACATCATCGGCCCCTCTCCCTGGGTTCGGGGCCCTGGAGCTGGCCCTGTCCTCCGGGCAGCAGGGTGCCACCTGTAGTGATGAGCTAGACCTCCAGCTCTTCCATAAGGATGGGGGGAGTCTGTTAGGGTCTTTGCCAGGGAGGAAGGGTGTTTCTAGGGGAGCGGCCGGACTCAAGTTCCCCTGTCTGGTTTGTGGGAAGCGATTCCGCTTCCAGAGTATCTTGTCGCTCCACGCCCGCGCTCACAGTCTGGATCGGGACCGCCGCGCCTCagctctgtaccgtaacaccggCACCACGACCGGGAGCATCATTGGGACGGGGTCCACGGCACATCTCAAAGCTCACCAGAACCACAACGACGTGGGGCAGAACCACCACAGCCACCGCCAGAGTCCCCTGCTGTCTGTATCTCTAACCCAGGGActgagaggggaggatggggatggggatgctCTAGAGGAGGCTCTGCAGATGGATCACCAGACCCTCCAGCCGTTCCTAATGGATGACAGCACACCGCTGAGCCCTCCGCTGACTGAGGAGGTGcccctctccctcacctcccCCTACTCCTCTTCCTGCGGCCTGGGTGGCACGGGTCCTGCCATCTTAGAAGAAGCCGCCTTGGCCACAGTGGCAGCGCCCGCATTCCGCTGCCACGCCTGCAAGGGTAAATTCCGCACGGCCTCGGAGCTGTCTCGTCACGTCCGCATCCTCCACAACCCGTACAAGTGCACCCTGTGCTCCTTCTCCGCCAGCCAGGAAGAACGCCTGGCCGCACACCTCCACGACAGCcacccctccctgtccctctcccccccGATGGAACTCCCCGCCCTGCCCCCCTACACCCCCAGACACCCCCCCATcgtaaccaccaccactaccatcatcccCACCCCCATCCCAGACACTCTCGTTCCCACCCCCAACCCAACCCCCACCCTGGCCCCAGGGGCTCCGCCTCTGCCGGCCTTCCGCTGTGAGACGTGCGGCCAGCGCTTCACCCAGTCCTGGTTCCTGAAGGGCCACATGAGGAAGCACAAGGATTCTCTGGACCACAAATGTCAGGTGTGTGGCCGTGGCTTCAAGGAGCCCTGGTTCCTCAAGAACCACATGAAG GTGCACCTCAACAAGCTGGGCCTGAAGGCAGGGCTGGGGGGGCTGGTGGCTCCTGTGGCCGGGACTGAACAAAGAGGCCCCAAAGGCTCGGTTACCAGCCAGGGCCTCAACGCTCTCTACTCCAGCCTCTTGCTGGCTCgtggtggaggggggagagggggacgaGCAAGGGCTGAGCGGGACGGCGCTGGAGTCTCTAGTAAATCGGCCATCTTGGGCTACCTGGGGTTGCCCAGCGATGGCGGTGGCGGCGCCAGTTGCATGGAACGGCtgcaggccgtggctcaggtggcgGAGATGGGGAACGGGagcggaggaggagggggaggaggaaacggaggaggaggagagacagcggCAGATGGAGGGGACCAGATAGCCATGTGGCAGCTGGTAGCTCGTAGCCTAGTAGCAGCTCAACAGGCCCAGCAAGCCCAGCAGGCTCAAAGGCAGAACCAGAGGACCCAGCACCTGCACCGAGCCCCATCCAGGAGCTCCGTGGTGGGGGAGGCTGAGCAGGTCAGGGCCTACCTTGGAGGTCTGGATCCCCGAGAGGAGCCTCCGTCCTCCGGAGCCCCATGGGAGTGCCCCGACTGTGGGAAGCTGTTCCGGAGCCTGCAGCAGGTGGTGGCACATGCCCGTGTCCACGTCCAGCGGCCCCATAAGAACCACGGTCACCCCCCGCGCCAcggcggaggaggagaggaggatggaggggcgAGCCGGAGTgggggaggacgaggaggagttggaggaggaggtgggagaggaggTAGCAGCGAGGGAAGACAGGAGTCCAAACTTCAAAGTGGACCTCAACATCAGTCAGCAGCCGGAGGAGGGTTCCACTCAGTGATGTCACAGTTCCAAG gagaGAACGGTCTATCTGGGTCATCTTCAGGTTCGTCCGTGACTTCTAGGGAGCGTGTGCGAGGCACAGGGGTGAAAGACTGCCCCTATTGCG GGGAGAGACCGTATAAATGTCCCCACTGTGACTACGCGGGAACCCAGTCAGGCTCTCTAAAGTACCATCTCCAGAGGCACCACAGAGAACAGAGGAACGCCATGGGGGCCTCTTCATCCACCGCCTCCTCCCCCGGGCTCACTTCCGCCTCtctgggaggtggtggaggagctccacggggggagggaagggaggggatggCCAAACAGCGCCGGCCCCAGAGCTTCACCCATGGCTCAGCCGCCAGAAGCCCGGCAGAGACCGCTTCCTCCAGGCACAACCAGCACCAGCCCTGGATACTGGGCCTTCCcgagcagagagacagggaccATGGGAAGGCCATGGGAGGACTAAGGGAGGCAGATCTGGAGAGCCAGTACCGGTACCTATCCGGGGTGATGGGGGCGCTGTACcagggggggatggagggagggtggacggGGGAGTCCcctacctccacccccaccccgCCCCCACCGAAGGCGCCCAAAGTGTCCCGCCGCAAACCACTCACCACCAGCCGCATGGTGCCAGCTAACGGGAGGGAGCGGATGGGAGGGGGATCAGCTCGGGGCACCCAGGATGGAGGCTTGTTGTCCCAGCCCCTGGATCTCTCCCGCCGCCCCTCCCCTGGGCTCGGAGGTCTGGAGGAGGATGGAGTTccgggaggtggtggtggaggaggaggagcaggggtcACCCTAAACCAGTGCCTGTTTTGTCCCTTCCGTACCTGCTCAGCCGAACTGATGGCCATGCACCTCCAGGTCAACCACACCAGCAAGTCCAGGCGTAAGAGGGGGGCGCACAACCCCAGCTCCCTGGGGGAACACGGGCCCCAGAGGCCACCCCAACCCCGGGCTGACCCAGACCCCCTAGCCCTGTGGAG gtaCCTGAGCGAGAGTGAAGATAGGGCCCCCCTCGAGGAATGGGCCTCAtccagggtggagagagggatggagaacggCCTCACCCCAGAGGAAGTGGACCTAGAGGGCAACTACAACCTCCACCAACCCCTGCAGGCTTCTAACCAGGCCTCCACCACACCCAGGAACACAAGGAGTGGCCTCGCTGGCCTGGGGCAGGAAGGCAGGGTGGAGGAggatggggaagaggaggaagaagaggaggaaggagaagaggaggatttgGAAAGGGAGAGCAGTAGTCCAGGGGATTCCCCTATAGAGCATGGGATGAGGATGTCTCTCTCCATGTCACCTGCCCTCGGCTCTGACCGTCTTACACGAGAGAAGGAAGCAGTGATGGGAGACTAA
- the LOC106608980 gene encoding zinc finger protein 219 isoform X4 — protein MDSPPECVLALSCELPQSPPTLPSLDHSPQASPHSTSHLSPSHSPLDLPLARSPSALSHTPEPLSNTLDTTPYFPLSSFSLNHHDEEEEEDEEELSAPPSPTPAVALFPGGLPEVCSPSPESSPPVTPTSSAPLPGFGALELALSSGQQGATCSDELDLQLFHKDGGSLLGSLPGRKGVSRGAAGLKFPCLVCGKRFRFQSILSLHARAHSLDRDRRASALYRNTGTTTGSIIGTGSTAHLKAHQNHNDVGQNHHSHRQSPLLSVSLTQGLRGEDGDGDALEEALQMDHQTLQPFLMDDSTPLSPPLTEEVPLSLTSPYSSSCGLGGTGPAILEEAALATVAAPAFRCHACKGKFRTASELSRHVRILHNPYKCTLCSFSASQEERLAAHLHDSHPSLSLSPPMELPALPPYTPRHPPIVTTTTTIIPTPIPDTLVPTPNPTPTLAPGAPPLPAFRCETCGQRFTQSWFLKGHMRKHKDSLDHKCQVCGRGFKEPWFLKNHMKVHLNKLGLKAGLGGLVAPVAGTEQRGPKGSVTSQGLNALYSSLLLARGGGGRGGRARAERDGAGVSSKSAILGYLGLPSDGGGGASCMERLQAVAQVAEMGNGSGGGGGGGNGGGGETAADGGDQIAMWQLVARSLVAAQQAQQAQQAQRQNQRTQHLHRAPSRSSVVGEAEQVRAYLGGLDPREEPPSSGAPWECPDCGKLFRSLQQVVAHARVHVQRPHKNHGHPPRHGGGGEEDGGASRSGGGRGGVGGGGGRGGSSEGRQESKLQSGPQHQSAAGGGFHSVMSQFQGERPYKCPHCDYAGTQSGSLKYHLQRHHREQRNAMGASSSTASSPGLTSASLGGGGGAPRGEGREGMAKQRRPQSFTHGSAARSPAETASSRHNQHQPWILGLPEQRDRDHGKAMGGLREADLESQYRYLSGVMGALYQGGMEGGWTGESPTSTPTPPPPKAPKVSRRKPLTTSRMVPANGRERMGGGSARGTQDGGLLSQPLDLSRRPSPGLGGLEEDGVPGGGGGGGGAGVTLNQCLFCPFRTCSAELMAMHLQVNHTSKSRRKRGAHNPSSLGEHGPQRPPQPRADPDPLALWRYLSESEDRAPLEEWASSRVERGMENGLTPEEVDLEGNYNLHQPLQASNQASTTPRNTRSGLAGLGQEGRVEEDGEEEEEEEEGEEEDLERESSSPGDSPIEHGMRMSLSMSPALGSDRLTREKEAVMGD, from the exons ATGGATTCTCCTCCTGAATGTGTGTTGGCTCTTTCGTGTGAGCTGCCCCAGTCACCCCCTACACTACCATCTCTGGACCACAGTCCCCAGGCCTCTCCTCACTCTACCTCCCACCTCTCCCCTTCACACAGCCCCCTGGACCTGCCCCTAGCCCGTAGCCCCTCAGCCCTGTCCCACACACCAGAACCCCTGTCGAACACCCTAGACACCACCCCctacttccccctctcctccttctccctcaaccaccacgatgaggaagaggaggaggatgaagaggagctGTCAGCCCCTCCGTCCCCCACCCCGGCCGTGGCTCTCTTCCCGGGGGGTCTTCCGGAGGTGTGTAGCCCCTCTCCGGAGAGCTCTCCTCCGGTCACTCCGACATCATCGGCCCCTCTCCCTGGGTTCGGGGCCCTGGAGCTGGCCCTGTCCTCCGGGCAGCAGGGTGCCACCTGTAGTGATGAGCTAGACCTCCAGCTCTTCCATAAGGATGGGGGGAGTCTGTTAGGGTCTTTGCCAGGGAGGAAGGGTGTTTCTAGGGGAGCGGCCGGACTCAAGTTCCCCTGTCTGGTTTGTGGGAAGCGATTCCGCTTCCAGAGTATCTTGTCGCTCCACGCCCGCGCTCACAGTCTGGATCGGGACCGCCGCGCCTCagctctgtaccgtaacaccggCACCACGACCGGGAGCATCATTGGGACGGGGTCCACGGCACATCTCAAAGCTCACCAGAACCACAACGACGTGGGGCAGAACCACCACAGCCACCGCCAGAGTCCCCTGCTGTCTGTATCTCTAACCCAGGGActgagaggggaggatggggatggggatgctCTAGAGGAGGCTCTGCAGATGGATCACCAGACCCTCCAGCCGTTCCTAATGGATGACAGCACACCGCTGAGCCCTCCGCTGACTGAGGAGGTGcccctctccctcacctcccCCTACTCCTCTTCCTGCGGCCTGGGTGGCACGGGTCCTGCCATCTTAGAAGAAGCCGCCTTGGCCACAGTGGCAGCGCCCGCATTCCGCTGCCACGCCTGCAAGGGTAAATTCCGCACGGCCTCGGAGCTGTCTCGTCACGTCCGCATCCTCCACAACCCGTACAAGTGCACCCTGTGCTCCTTCTCCGCCAGCCAGGAAGAACGCCTGGCCGCACACCTCCACGACAGCcacccctccctgtccctctcccccccGATGGAACTCCCCGCCCTGCCCCCCTACACCCCCAGACACCCCCCCATcgtaaccaccaccactaccatcatcccCACCCCCATCCCAGACACTCTCGTTCCCACCCCCAACCCAACCCCCACCCTGGCCCCAGGGGCTCCGCCTCTGCCGGCCTTCCGCTGTGAGACGTGCGGCCAGCGCTTCACCCAGTCCTGGTTCCTGAAGGGCCACATGAGGAAGCACAAGGATTCTCTGGACCACAAATGTCAGGTGTGTGGCCGTGGCTTCAAGGAGCCCTGGTTCCTCAAGAACCACATGAAG GTGCACCTCAACAAGCTGGGCCTGAAGGCAGGGCTGGGGGGGCTGGTGGCTCCTGTGGCCGGGACTGAACAAAGAGGCCCCAAAGGCTCGGTTACCAGCCAGGGCCTCAACGCTCTCTACTCCAGCCTCTTGCTGGCTCgtggtggaggggggagagggggacgaGCAAGGGCTGAGCGGGACGGCGCTGGAGTCTCTAGTAAATCGGCCATCTTGGGCTACCTGGGGTTGCCCAGCGATGGCGGTGGCGGCGCCAGTTGCATGGAACGGCtgcaggccgtggctcaggtggcgGAGATGGGGAACGGGagcggaggaggagggggaggaggaaacggaggaggaggagagacagcggCAGATGGAGGGGACCAGATAGCCATGTGGCAGCTGGTAGCTCGTAGCCTAGTAGCAGCTCAACAGGCCCAGCAAGCCCAGCAGGCTCAAAGGCAGAACCAGAGGACCCAGCACCTGCACCGAGCCCCATCCAGGAGCTCCGTGGTGGGGGAGGCTGAGCAGGTCAGGGCCTACCTTGGAGGTCTGGATCCCCGAGAGGAGCCTCCGTCCTCCGGAGCCCCATGGGAGTGCCCCGACTGTGGGAAGCTGTTCCGGAGCCTGCAGCAGGTGGTGGCACATGCCCGTGTCCACGTCCAGCGGCCCCATAAGAACCACGGTCACCCCCCGCGCCAcggcggaggaggagaggaggatggaggggcgAGCCGGAGTgggggaggacgaggaggagttggaggaggaggtgggagaggaggTAGCAGCGAGGGAAGACAGGAGTCCAAACTTCAAAGTGGACCTCAACATCAGTCAGCAGCCGGAGGAGGGTTCCACTCAGTGATGTCACAGTTCCAAG GGGAGAGACCGTATAAATGTCCCCACTGTGACTACGCGGGAACCCAGTCAGGCTCTCTAAAGTACCATCTCCAGAGGCACCACAGAGAACAGAGGAACGCCATGGGGGCCTCTTCATCCACCGCCTCCTCCCCCGGGCTCACTTCCGCCTCtctgggaggtggtggaggagctccacggggggagggaagggaggggatggCCAAACAGCGCCGGCCCCAGAGCTTCACCCATGGCTCAGCCGCCAGAAGCCCGGCAGAGACCGCTTCCTCCAGGCACAACCAGCACCAGCCCTGGATACTGGGCCTTCCcgagcagagagacagggaccATGGGAAGGCCATGGGAGGACTAAGGGAGGCAGATCTGGAGAGCCAGTACCGGTACCTATCCGGGGTGATGGGGGCGCTGTACcagggggggatggagggagggtggacggGGGAGTCCcctacctccacccccaccccgCCCCCACCGAAGGCGCCCAAAGTGTCCCGCCGCAAACCACTCACCACCAGCCGCATGGTGCCAGCTAACGGGAGGGAGCGGATGGGAGGGGGATCAGCTCGGGGCACCCAGGATGGAGGCTTGTTGTCCCAGCCCCTGGATCTCTCCCGCCGCCCCTCCCCTGGGCTCGGAGGTCTGGAGGAGGATGGAGTTccgggaggtggtggtggaggaggaggagcaggggtcACCCTAAACCAGTGCCTGTTTTGTCCCTTCCGTACCTGCTCAGCCGAACTGATGGCCATGCACCTCCAGGTCAACCACACCAGCAAGTCCAGGCGTAAGAGGGGGGCGCACAACCCCAGCTCCCTGGGGGAACACGGGCCCCAGAGGCCACCCCAACCCCGGGCTGACCCAGACCCCCTAGCCCTGTGGAG gtaCCTGAGCGAGAGTGAAGATAGGGCCCCCCTCGAGGAATGGGCCTCAtccagggtggagagagggatggagaacggCCTCACCCCAGAGGAAGTGGACCTAGAGGGCAACTACAACCTCCACCAACCCCTGCAGGCTTCTAACCAGGCCTCCACCACACCCAGGAACACAAGGAGTGGCCTCGCTGGCCTGGGGCAGGAAGGCAGGGTGGAGGAggatggggaagaggaggaagaagaggaggaaggagaagaggaggatttgGAAAGGGAGAGCAGTAGTCCAGGGGATTCCCCTATAGAGCATGGGATGAGGATGTCTCTCTCCATGTCACCTGCCCTCGGCTCTGACCGTCTTACACGAGAGAAGGAAGCAGTGATGGGAGACTAA